A single genomic interval of Arthrobacter methylotrophus harbors:
- a CDS encoding energy-coupling factor transporter transmembrane component T, whose amino-acid sequence MRETLSLRGNNALLTRANPLAKFVSVFLITLVLALSIDLVSASTALLGELALFPLAGLTVRLLWQRGWPLIIAAALGGWSTAILSADSGRILLDVGIWSISEGSLQLGLGFMLRGLAIALPAILLMSCTDPTDLADALAQKAKLPHRFVLGTLAALRLVGLMAEEWQTIGMARRARGVGSQGSPLQRTRAMLGQSFGLLVQAIRRASRLAVTMEARGFGGGRRTWARESTYSRLDGWVLAGGVVIAAAAVLAAQLAGTWHFVWLKQPN is encoded by the coding sequence ATGAGGGAAACCCTGAGCCTGCGCGGGAACAACGCGCTCCTGACGCGCGCGAATCCTCTGGCCAAGTTCGTGTCGGTCTTCCTGATCACCCTGGTGCTGGCGTTGTCCATCGACTTGGTATCAGCCTCCACTGCGCTCCTTGGCGAGCTGGCGCTGTTTCCACTTGCCGGTCTCACCGTTCGTTTGCTGTGGCAGCGCGGCTGGCCCCTGATCATCGCGGCAGCGCTTGGCGGGTGGAGTACTGCGATCCTGTCGGCTGACAGCGGCAGGATACTGCTCGACGTCGGGATCTGGTCCATCAGCGAAGGCTCGCTTCAGCTGGGACTCGGCTTCATGCTCCGCGGCCTGGCGATCGCTTTGCCGGCAATCCTCCTCATGAGCTGCACCGATCCCACGGACCTTGCCGACGCCTTGGCGCAGAAGGCGAAACTGCCTCACCGCTTCGTCCTGGGCACCTTGGCCGCGCTGCGGCTCGTGGGGCTCATGGCGGAGGAGTGGCAGACGATCGGCATGGCGCGGCGCGCGCGGGGTGTCGGCTCGCAGGGAAGCCCACTGCAACGGACCAGGGCGATGCTCGGCCAAAGCTTCGGACTGTTGGTCCAGGCGATACGCCGGGCGTCGCGCTTGGCCGTGACCATGGAGGCACGTGGCTTCGGCGGCGGACGGCGGACCTGGGCACGCGAATCCACCTACAGTCGCCTGGACGGCTGGGTCTTGGCTGGTGGGGTGGTCATCGCAGCCGCAGCAGTGCTCGCGGCCCAATTGGCGGGGACGTGGCACTTCGTCTGGCTAAAGCAACCCAACTAG